From the Tribolium castaneum strain GA2 chromosome 2, icTriCast1.1, whole genome shotgun sequence genome, one window contains:
- the LOC655081 gene encoding RCC1 domain-containing protein 1 — translation MKVYYNGFNLHRQFPSPQDLVVNFIDHVYRDLENIEVSYHFAVLLVANVVAFRGAKNETIPVEGKIRQISCNEDKVLVLLTNGDLLKITESVIKVPKLMGLDDDDTVVQISTGSKLCVALTKKGLLYNVPNKLEFVSGDIIEVKTGREHCLLLDKSGNVFSFGRGSRGQLGHGCLDDESEPKFIEALGGVKIEAIEAGGWHSCALSKEGDLYVWGWNGSGQLGLGGSDDGVSIMATPQVLDFDFNIKNVGCGNKHTVVLTDEGKLFGCGWNKYKQLKNDENEVFRELIFLWDFSKEVVKCLKCGPWNTLVLCTG, via the exons ATGAAAGTGTATTACAATGGGTTCAACCTCCATCGCCAGTTCCCCAGCCCACAAGACTtggtagtaaattttatcgatCACGTGTACCGGGACTTGGAAAATATCGAGGTTAGCTACCACTTCgctgtattgttggttgcgaACGTTGTGGCGTTTCGAGGCGcgaaaaatgaaacaattccCGTGGAAGGGAAAATTCGACAAATTTCATGCAACGAAGACAAAGTTTTGGTGCTTTTGACTAATGGAgacttgttaaaaataacgGAATCTGTGATAAAAGTGCCAAAATTGATGGGTTTGGATGACGATGACACCGTTGTTCAAATTTCGACTGGATCCAAGCTTTGTGTAGCTTTAACGAAAAAGGGACTCTTGTACAATGTGCCAAATAAGTTAGAATTTGTAAGCGGGGATATAATTGAGGTGAAAACGGGCCGCGAACATTGCTTACTTTTAGACAAAAGCGGAAATGTTTTTAGCTTTGGTAGGGGAAG TCGCGGACAACTTGGGCATGGATGTCTGGATGATGAATCCGAACCTAAGTTTATAGAAGCGTTAGGTGGTGTGAAAATTGAGGCTATTGAGGCAGGAGGCTGGCATTCGTGTGCTTTGAGTAAAGAGGGGGATTTATACGTTTGGGGGTGGAACGGAAGTGGACAGTTGGGTTTAGGGGGAAGTGATGATGGGGTGTCCATTATGGCAACGCCTCAAGTCttagattttgattttaatattaaaaatgttggCTGTGGTAATAAACATACAGTTGTTTTGACAG ATGAGGGAAAATTGTTTGGCTGTGGTTGGAATAAATACAAACAGTTGAAGAACGACGAAAATGAGGTTTTTCGTGAGTTGATTTTCCTGTGGGATTTTTCAAAGGAAGTTGTGAAGTGTCTAAAGTGTGGTCCTTGGAATACGCTGGTGTTGTGTACAGGGTGA
- the LOC655152 gene encoding ADP-ribosylation factor-like protein 3, whose protein sequence is MGLLSLLRKLRAAPERELRLLLLGLDNAGKTTILKTLASEDINHITPTAGFNIKSVISEGFKLNVWDIGGQRKIRPYWKNYFENTDVLIYVVDSSDKKRLEETGIELYELLTDDKLQDVPLLVYANKQDLPEALTAADLAQALGLPSIKDRPWQIQACTAVRGDGVREGMEWVCKSIKKK, encoded by the exons ATG GGTCTTTTGTCGCTTTTGCGGAAGCTTCGCGCCGCCCCTGAGCGCGAATTGCGTTTGCTTCTCCTGGGCTTGGACAATGCGGGCAAAACGACCATCCTCAAGACCCTGGCATCTGAAGACATTAATCACATAACACCCACAGCCGGTTTTAACATAAAGTCGGTCATATCTGAAGGTTTCAAACTGAACGTTTGGGATATAGGGGGACAGCGCAAGATCCGCCCTTACTGGAAAAACTATTTCGAAAATACCGAcgttttg ATTTATGTTGTGGATTCGTCTGATAAGAAACGTTTGGAAGAGACCGGAATCGAATTATACGAGCTTCTGACCGACGATAAACTCCAAGACGTGCCTTTGTTAGTCTACGCCAACAAACAAGATCTTCCTGAAGCTCTCACCGCCGCGGATTTGGCCCAGGCTTTGGGTTTGCCGAGTATTAAAGACCGACCCTGGCAAATCCAGGCCTGTACGGCCGTCCGAGGCGACGGTGTCAGAGAGGGCATGGAATGGGTGTGCAAAAGCatcaaaaagaaataa